A window of Pirellulales bacterium genomic DNA:
AGACTTTGGAGTCCGGGTTACTTTCGAGCGGACTTAAATCCCGGCGACGAAGCCACGCTCATCGGTTCGACGGAAACTTGGGATACGATTTTAGCCGTCGAGCCCCGCGCCGCGCTGGAATCGGAATTGCAGCGCCGCGAACGGTTGCTGTTTCAGGCCAATCCCCAGATTCAGGAGGGCTTTGCCGCGGAATTGGTGCTGGCCGCCGATCAATTCATCATCCGGCCGACAACTCGCGTGGCCGATTTGGCCGTCGCACACGCCGCCGGTGACGACGTGCGGACAGTAATTGCCGGCTACCATTGGTTTACCGATTGGGGTCGCGACACGATGATCAGCCTGGAAGGGTTAGCGCTCCTAACCGGTCGACAGAGCGAAGCCGGGTATTTGTTGCGCACCTTTGGTCGTTATGCGAAAGACGGATTAATTCCTTATTTATTTCCTGAAGGAAAAGCCGAAGGGCAGTACCATACTGCCGATGCCACGCTCTGGTATTTCCACGCCTTGGAGCGTTATCTGCAAGCCACGCACGATGCGGAAACCCTGCACGTTTTGCTCCCCACGCTGTGCGACATTGTGGAACATCATGTGCGCGGCACGCGATTTGGCATTCACGTTGATCCCCAAGATGGCCTCTTATCGCAGGGGCAGGAAGGATACCAACTGACGTGGATGGATGCCAAAGTTGGCGATTGGGTGGTCACGCCGCGCCGCGGGAAAGCGGTGGAAATCAATGCCCTGTGGTATAACGCCCTGCGTTTG
This region includes:
- a CDS encoding amylo-alpha-1,6-glucosidase, with amino-acid sequence RLWSPGYFRADLNPGDEATLIGSTETWDTILAVEPRAALESELQRRERLLFQANPQIQEGFAAELVLAADQFIIRPTTRVADLAVAHAAGDDVRTVIAGYHWFTDWGRDTMISLEGLALLTGRQSEAGYLLRTFGRYAKDGLIPYLFPEGKAEGQYHTADATLWYFHALERYLQATHDAETLHVLLPTLCDIVEHHVRGTRFGIHVDPQDGLLSQGQEGYQLTWMDAKVGDWVVTPRRGKAVEINALWYNALRLLQRWVREGGNQAAAETLAQRAAQAYESFNQRFWLADGGYLYDVVDGENGNDAAFRPNQVFAISLDHPVLDQSRWKSVIEQVTQRLLTPVGLRSLAPGHPDYKAKYDGDLRSRDAAYHQGTVWAWLIGPYIDAWLRVYPSELSQARKLLAAFENHLNEACLGSISEIFDAEAPFQARGCIAQAWSVAEVFRSWVKTMPPRKTGLTQ